TGATTTGGTATATATTGCATCCTCCCTCTTTCcttttctctctttccttttctatcTTATAACCCCTTcggtattcaggtttacccaagggctcagTGGAGCCAAGACCGGAACCTGCAGCCGAGCCAGCTGCACCGGATCCTGAATTTGATACGGCAGGGTCATCTCGGCTCATTGCTATTGTCGGTAAGAGACGGAGAAAGCcttcggacaaagggcagaaaccaaagaaaaagGCAAGGAGCGTTGTTCGGACTTTGAGGGATGAATCAGAGTCCGACTTTCTTATTCAAAGGGATGGTGAGGGCCCTTCCGTCGCCTCTTTTCTGGAGGAGGAAGCCACCATCCCGCCCTTTCCTACAGCTGAGGAAGGACCTTCCGTTCCTGCTCCgtacacaggtggggaagaagttctttTTCCAACTCCTCTAAGGTCCATTGAATTCATTGACATTTCATCTGACGCTTCACCCGAAGAGATTCCCCTGCAGAGGCCTAGAAGATCCGGGCCATCTTTGAATATTGAGGCCGAACAAAGAGCAGAGTCGGCCCCCGATACCGACGCTCCAACGGATACATGCCTACTGCCCAGTGGTGACCCAACTGCAACATTCGAGGCACCTGCTTCCACCGAGACCGTTGGGGCTTCTCCATCTTCGAATATTGAGGCCGAACAAAGAGCAGAGTCGGCCCCCGATACTGAGGCTCCAATGGATACATGCCCACTGCCCGGTGGTGACCCAACTACAACATCCGAGGCACCTGCTTTCACCGAGACCGTTGGGGCTTCTCCAACTTCTCCTACTCCTGTGCCGAGGTCTGATAACctcgatgacatgttctcggataccCCTCCAGCAACCAAGGAAGTTTTCGGGTTTGGCCATCTTCCCATTCCTCGAGTCACGAGGCCGGCTAGCCGGTCCACAAAAAAGGGTGCGAGGAACAATCTCGTAGCTATTTTagtggtcaccgtccccgaggattgaaGTTTGTTATCCCGTCCTGTGGGGGTTGCAAGTTATCTAAGGCCCCTTATTTCAGATTCTGACAAGGAGAAGATGGTCGGGGTTCCTTGGCAGTAGCTTATCAACGAAGGCATGCATACGGGCAACCAGGTAAATTCTTCGTTCGTCCTTTCATAATATAGATGTGTGATTTTCAATTCCTTAACATGATTTCCTTTCTTATTCTGTAGAGTGTTGTGCTTGTTAATGAGGGCTTTG
Above is a genomic segment from Lycium barbarum isolate Lr01 chromosome 12, ASM1917538v2, whole genome shotgun sequence containing:
- the LOC132624700 gene encoding uncharacterized protein LOC132624700, with translation MSANTETTSQDVPAVSSQGAEPASKPKEKTFVELTALDIVPSRPNYSHEFDVEKPSPIADRGFDVRRYRLPKGSVEPRPEPAAEPAAPDPEFDTAGSSRLIAIVGKRRRKPSDKGQKPKKKARSVVRTLRDESESDFLIQRDGEGPSVASFLEEEATIPPFPTAEEGPSVPAPYTGGEEVLFPTPLRSIEFIDISSDASPEEIPLQRPRRSGPSLNIEAEQRAESAPDTDAPTDTCLLPSGDPTATFEAPASTETVGASPSSNIEAEQRAESAPDTEAPMDTCPLPGGDPTTTSEAPAFTETVGASPTSPTPVPRSDNLDDMFSDTPPATKEVFGFGHLPIPRVTRPASRSTKKGARNNLVAILVVTVPED